One region of Girardinichthys multiradiatus isolate DD_20200921_A chromosome 1, DD_fGirMul_XY1, whole genome shotgun sequence genomic DNA includes:
- the nr1d4a gene encoding nuclear receptor subfamily 1, group D, member 4a isoform X2, with protein MDNSPGGGGVILYAGSSGSSSPSPGSPSSGYQTQSPSSHSQPSSPEEVTFTEIGPLKQGRATGSNTPTSKLVFQFPEVYSASSATAAQQHPYAHPIAGKRPCGFAGTFTKAGGMVLLCKVCGDIASGFHYGVHACEGCKGFFRRSIQQNINYKMCVKNENCLIMRMNRNRCQHCRFKKCLSVGMSRDAVRFGRIPKREKQRLLDEMQSYMNSLNESAAMDMDSSVRSSTTSTDDCDSKEAIGNISRAYRDIFAGNNNHERSSNKARISTSSSSNNASTFSQDGSFQTSSYATSTQGYQSCPVSHAAMCPVASTDNQPVFHKVDNNQFSYLVSTNQNNSQSNAAMGQRVSSTNHNSFPTGEVSQNQPSCPWKLAPGAKVLACPLNACPVSGAERSSQEIWESFSQCFTPAVKEVVEFAKGIPGFQELSQQDQVMLLKSGTFQVLMVRFCTLFNAEQRTVTFFNGQTYPLSTLRAFGMGSLLDAMFEFSEKLGSLRLEPDEMALFMAVVLVSADRCGISDMTAVEQLQEGLIRALRSLISRRRPDDSALFPKLLLRLPDLRTLNNLHSDKLLAFRIDP; from the exons GAGGTGGAGTCATCCTGTATGCAGGATCTTCAGGCAGCTCCAGCCCAAGCCCCGGCAGCCCCTCTAGTGGGTACCAAACACAGTCGCCCTCTTCACACTCCCAGCCTTCATCTCCAGAAGAGGTTACCTTCACAGAGATCGGGCCGCTCAAACAGGGGAGGGCAACTGGGAGCAACACCCCAACTTCTAAACTGGTGTTCCAATTCCCAGAGGTCTACAGTGCATCCTCAGCCACAGCTGCTCAACAGCATCCCTACGCGCACCCCATTGCGGGAAAGAGGCCCTGCGGGTTTGCAGGAACTTTCACCA AGGCAGGTGGAATGGTTCTGCTCTGTAAGGTTTGTGGAGACATTGCCTCTGGTTTCCACTATGGAGTGCATGCATGTGAGGGCTGCAAG GGTTTTTTTCGCCGCAGCATCCAGCAGAACATCAACTACAAGATGTGTGTGAAGAATGAGAACTGTCTCATCATGCGCATGAACCGTAACAGATGCCAGCACTGTCGTTTCAAGAAATGCCTCTCCGTCGGCATGTCGAGAGATG CTGTCCGTTTTGGCCGCATTCCTAAACGGGAGAAGCAGCGACTTCTTGATGAGATGCAGAGCTACATGAACAGCCTGAATGAGTCAGCTGCCATGGACATGGACTCTTCAGTGAGGAGCAGTACCACCAGCACAGATGACTGCGACTCAAAAGAGGCCATCGGGAACATTTCCAGAGCCTACCGGGACATCTTCGCAGGCAACAACAACCATGAGAGATCATCCAACAAGGCCAGAATTTCCActtccagcagcagcaacaatgcATCTACCTTTTCTCAGGATGGTAGTTTCCAAACATCATCTTATGCCACGTCCACCCAGGGCTATCAGTCCTGCCCTGTTTCCCATGCAGCTATGTGCCCTGTTGCCTCCACTGACAACCAACCTGTATTTCACAAAGTGGACAACAATCAATTTTCTTATTTAGTGTCAACAAATCAGAATAACAGCCAGTCAAATGCTGCAATGGGACAAAGGGTCAGCTCCACCAATCATAACAGTTTTCCAACTGGAGAAGTCAGCCAGAACCAGCCTTCCTGTCCGTGGAAATTAGCACCAGGAGCTAAAGTGCTG GCGTGTCCTCTCAATGCATGCCCTGTATCAGGAGCAGAGCGATCGAGTCAGGAAATATGGGAGTCCTTTTCCCAGTGTTTCACCCCTGCTGTGAAGGAGGTGGTGGAGTTTGCCAAGGGCATTCCTGGATTCCAAGAACTAAGCCAACAGGATCAGGTCATGCTGTTAAAGTCTGGCACCTTCCAG GTTCTCATGGTGAGGTTTTGCACGTTGTTCAATGCTGAGCAACGTACAGTGACCTTCTTCAACGGCCAAACGTACCCCCTGTCCACTTTGCGAGCCTTTGGAATGGGGTCTCTTCTggatgcaatgtttgaattCAGCGAGAAGCTGGGCTCCCTGAGGCTGGAGCCTGATGAGATGGCCCTGTTCATGGCTGTGGTGCTGGTTTCTGCAG ACCGTTGTGGGATCTCAGACATGACAGCCGTGGAGCAGCTACAGGAGGGTCTGATCCGCGCCCTTCGATCACTGATCAGTCGCCGACGCCCAGATGACTCTGCCCTCTTCCCCAAACTCCTGCTGCGCCTGCCGGACCTGCGAACCCTCAATAACCTGCACTCCGACAAACTGTTGGCCTTTCGCATTGACCCATAA
- the nr1d4a gene encoding nuclear receptor subfamily 1, group D, member 4a isoform X1, which translates to MDNSPGGGGGVILYAGSSGSSSPSPGSPSSGYQTQSPSSHSQPSSPEEVTFTEIGPLKQGRATGSNTPTSKLVFQFPEVYSASSATAAQQHPYAHPIAGKRPCGFAGTFTKAGGMVLLCKVCGDIASGFHYGVHACEGCKGFFRRSIQQNINYKMCVKNENCLIMRMNRNRCQHCRFKKCLSVGMSRDAVRFGRIPKREKQRLLDEMQSYMNSLNESAAMDMDSSVRSSTTSTDDCDSKEAIGNISRAYRDIFAGNNNHERSSNKARISTSSSSNNASTFSQDGSFQTSSYATSTQGYQSCPVSHAAMCPVASTDNQPVFHKVDNNQFSYLVSTNQNNSQSNAAMGQRVSSTNHNSFPTGEVSQNQPSCPWKLAPGAKVLACPLNACPVSGAERSSQEIWESFSQCFTPAVKEVVEFAKGIPGFQELSQQDQVMLLKSGTFQVLMVRFCTLFNAEQRTVTFFNGQTYPLSTLRAFGMGSLLDAMFEFSEKLGSLRLEPDEMALFMAVVLVSADRCGISDMTAVEQLQEGLIRALRSLISRRRPDDSALFPKLLLRLPDLRTLNNLHSDKLLAFRIDP; encoded by the exons GAGGTGGAGTCATCCTGTATGCAGGATCTTCAGGCAGCTCCAGCCCAAGCCCCGGCAGCCCCTCTAGTGGGTACCAAACACAGTCGCCCTCTTCACACTCCCAGCCTTCATCTCCAGAAGAGGTTACCTTCACAGAGATCGGGCCGCTCAAACAGGGGAGGGCAACTGGGAGCAACACCCCAACTTCTAAACTGGTGTTCCAATTCCCAGAGGTCTACAGTGCATCCTCAGCCACAGCTGCTCAACAGCATCCCTACGCGCACCCCATTGCGGGAAAGAGGCCCTGCGGGTTTGCAGGAACTTTCACCA AGGCAGGTGGAATGGTTCTGCTCTGTAAGGTTTGTGGAGACATTGCCTCTGGTTTCCACTATGGAGTGCATGCATGTGAGGGCTGCAAG GGTTTTTTTCGCCGCAGCATCCAGCAGAACATCAACTACAAGATGTGTGTGAAGAATGAGAACTGTCTCATCATGCGCATGAACCGTAACAGATGCCAGCACTGTCGTTTCAAGAAATGCCTCTCCGTCGGCATGTCGAGAGATG CTGTCCGTTTTGGCCGCATTCCTAAACGGGAGAAGCAGCGACTTCTTGATGAGATGCAGAGCTACATGAACAGCCTGAATGAGTCAGCTGCCATGGACATGGACTCTTCAGTGAGGAGCAGTACCACCAGCACAGATGACTGCGACTCAAAAGAGGCCATCGGGAACATTTCCAGAGCCTACCGGGACATCTTCGCAGGCAACAACAACCATGAGAGATCATCCAACAAGGCCAGAATTTCCActtccagcagcagcaacaatgcATCTACCTTTTCTCAGGATGGTAGTTTCCAAACATCATCTTATGCCACGTCCACCCAGGGCTATCAGTCCTGCCCTGTTTCCCATGCAGCTATGTGCCCTGTTGCCTCCACTGACAACCAACCTGTATTTCACAAAGTGGACAACAATCAATTTTCTTATTTAGTGTCAACAAATCAGAATAACAGCCAGTCAAATGCTGCAATGGGACAAAGGGTCAGCTCCACCAATCATAACAGTTTTCCAACTGGAGAAGTCAGCCAGAACCAGCCTTCCTGTCCGTGGAAATTAGCACCAGGAGCTAAAGTGCTG GCGTGTCCTCTCAATGCATGCCCTGTATCAGGAGCAGAGCGATCGAGTCAGGAAATATGGGAGTCCTTTTCCCAGTGTTTCACCCCTGCTGTGAAGGAGGTGGTGGAGTTTGCCAAGGGCATTCCTGGATTCCAAGAACTAAGCCAACAGGATCAGGTCATGCTGTTAAAGTCTGGCACCTTCCAG GTTCTCATGGTGAGGTTTTGCACGTTGTTCAATGCTGAGCAACGTACAGTGACCTTCTTCAACGGCCAAACGTACCCCCTGTCCACTTTGCGAGCCTTTGGAATGGGGTCTCTTCTggatgcaatgtttgaattCAGCGAGAAGCTGGGCTCCCTGAGGCTGGAGCCTGATGAGATGGCCCTGTTCATGGCTGTGGTGCTGGTTTCTGCAG ACCGTTGTGGGATCTCAGACATGACAGCCGTGGAGCAGCTACAGGAGGGTCTGATCCGCGCCCTTCGATCACTGATCAGTCGCCGACGCCCAGATGACTCTGCCCTCTTCCCCAAACTCCTGCTGCGCCTGCCGGACCTGCGAACCCTCAATAACCTGCACTCCGACAAACTGTTGGCCTTTCGCATTGACCCATAA